Within Montipora foliosa isolate CH-2021 chromosome 3, ASM3666993v2, whole genome shotgun sequence, the genomic segment TTGTAACCAATCGGAGCaatgcctgatcgcaggttagccGAATAGCAGTTGACACATTTGACAATTGGGTGACCGGAAGTGATTTCCATTGGCTAGTTGTAGACACGTAACGCGTAAGGTACTCtttagggtattgagccgaaAAATCATGACAGGACACATTTGATAATTATtaactattttttaattttgtctaattttgTCTTACGCcggtgtgaaaaaaaaaattatgccacgcccacaagacaggatcttggtacctcttaggggttcttttcattcaaatttctgacgagcacccccgtcctttttatatgggagtccattccaccccccccccccccccacttcccGCCCGTATGCATTAATATCATTACACGgtagaaaaaccttaaataacaatgaccacaacaaggttttctgagcccgcgagactgagcacaaAAACCATTGTTTCAACTAAAACCGCTAGTCAGGAACGTgattctggtcattgctgtcctgtctaaggtcttcctacACGGTAATGCTCAGTAGCTTAGCAAAGCAATGCAGTGTGGAACAGCCTTTCACCGCCAGCATTGCGTCAATGGTATTACCAGCTGGCGGCTTTCACAGCCAAGCTCTCTCAGATTGGCAGAATCGATTAATCAATTTATATTGTCCATACCTTTATACGCAATACGCAATAGGAGACTTCCACGCACTGCTTCACCGCTCACTCGCGCGTAGCATCTCACTTAAATTGTCTTAtttcttttctgaaaattttcTGTAATTTCGAATAATATAGGGATGTAAATAAGTTTACTGATTCCATCATAGCGGTTTTTCCAGAGCATTGACAACTTGGGAAACCTGATAGTCTGTAAAGCGCTTTCTATCAGTATTTTGACGTCCGTTATTTCTGTTGTTCAGTAGTTATTTTAATCAGCGAGATGCTCATTTCTTACTCTTGTCTGGGTTTAATTATGGACTTAATAATCTCTTCACGTTTCACAGCATAGCAATCACATAACAATGAATGGACTGTTCATCAGGAAGCATCCATGCATCACAAGAGGTATAGTACTAGCGTGACGTGTGTCTCAGCTGAAATTTCAGTACACCCTTCACGCTGCTAAGTATCGGCTTGACGGACACAACAGAGGAAGCGAAGTATCTAAACTATTTCTAAATTGCCTATCAAGACGAAGATGTCTTCCCCAGAAAACTGGCAAACAAAGAGGCCCACGATCCGAGAGCGAACCATGTTTATGCTGAACAACGATCTTTTCAGCGATGTGAAGTTTGTGGTTCGAAAATCTGACAGCGATGGCGAAAGTGAAAGTAAGCAAGTTATTCCAGCTCACAAGTTTGTGTTGTCGATTAGTAGTCCTGTGTTTGAAGCCATGTTTTACGGTGAGCTAGCGGAAACTAGTGGCTGCATTGAACTGCCTGACTGTGAATACAACAGTCTGCTGGAGTTGTTTCGTTTCATGTACAGCGATGAAGTGAATTTAAGCGGAAGCAATGTTATGGAGGTCTTTTATTTGGCGAAGAAATACATGGTGCCTTCACTGGTTGATAAATGCAGCGAATATGTGCAAAGTAATTTACATCCATCAAATGTCCTCATCATCCTTCCATTGGCTGAAAAGTACGACGACAAAGCCTTGGTAGATCGATGTTGGAAAGTGATCGACACGGAGTCGGAAGAAGTCGTGACGTCAGATAGATTTGCGACAATTCAACGCTCCTTCCTTGAGGCAATCATCTCAAGAGACACTCTTACCATAAAAGAGATTGACCTGTTTAAAGCTGTTCACTTGTGGGCGACAAAGCAATGCAAAATGCAAGGCTTAGAAGCGAATGGTGAAGCAAAAAGAGGGATTCTTGGGGAAGCAGTAGTTAAAAAAATCCGCTTTCCCTTGATGAGGGAACAAGAATTTGCAACCGTTGTCCTTGATAAAAAAATTCTAACTCAAGACGAAGTAATCAACCTCGTTAAGTTCTTCAATTTAGCTTTGGGGGCCACCCCAGTGGGATTTCCAGAGACAAGGCGGTCAGGTTTATACCCAATGTTTCGCACTTGTGATAGATTTAACAACATAAATAAAAGTCCGAGTTGGAGTTACTCAGGGGAAACGGACTATCTTATTTTTTGCGTGAACAATGACATCAAGTTGCATGGCGTGTGTTTATTTGGCAGTGTGAACAACGACTATCGGGTTGAATTAGTGATCGAGAATCTCAGCAGTTGCAACGTTATTAAAACCATGACGGGAAGCTTTAGGTCACAGCAAATGGAATACAACCTTGGTATTTACTTTGGATTTGAAATTGTTTTTGACACACCACTTGATGTGAAGAAAAACACCGATTATCGAATCGAAGCAACAATCTCCGGGCCACAATCTGGCAAGGGATATAACGGCCTTTCTTTGGTTGAATTGTCTGGCGTGCGGTTTAAATTTAGGGAAAGTACGTACAACAGGAACAGAACATGTCCTTCCATTGGTCAGTTTCCCCgatttctgttttctttataAGACTTTAAAATTGCTTGCTCCGCTACATCTGACAGTCATAAAACAGCGTTTTCAAACTATCAACCCTAAAAGTAATCATGAAATTCTTAGACTTGTGACAAATTGTGACGTGTATAGAAAGTACCATGAATGACATTATGCATCACATTATTCGACCTGTATGTGAAAAACGACAATTTGCTCTTAAAAAGCCAACGAGAGGGCTAGGTGGGTTAAATAAGGCAAGTACTGACAATTCATTTAAGAAAAATCGTTCAGATGTTGAAGTTAAGGCGCTAAATCAGTTGATCTTGCAATTTTTTAGGCCAAGTACtgtagaaatttgaatttcttcAAAGTTATTCTGAATTCTTTCTCTAGCTGCTAGTGGAGGCGATTATATCCTTaataaaatcagtttaataataaaaataataataacaataataataataataataataataataatacgcgCCACTCAGATGTAAACTGAAGCAGAAGTACCCCGGGTACGAGATTTCACAGTACAACATCATTGTGGACGTACTCGGGGGCTGGTCGACAGACGTGGAGGTAGCGGTGAAGGAGCTAGTTGGGAGGCGTCACACAGACGTCCTCAAGAAGATGCAGAGGGCATGCCTATCCGTCACACTGAACATTGCACGTACTTTTAAGGTTGCGACACATTAGACATTATCTTACCCGTGCTTCGGTTTGTCTCCTGCTGTAGAACTTTGAACATTTAGCATATTTTAGCGTAAATTGGTTTAGTTTATTATAtgtatacatatacatattttaaccgtactttttaat encodes:
- the LOC137994692 gene encoding BTB/POZ domain-containing protein 6-like; its protein translation is MSSPENWQTKRPTIRERTMFMLNNDLFSDVKFVVRKSDSDGESESKQVIPAHKFVLSISSPVFEAMFYGELAETSGCIELPDCEYNSLLELFRFMYSDEVNLSGSNVMEVFYLAKKYMVPSLVDKCSEYVQSNLHPSNVLIILPLAEKYDDKALVDRCWKVIDTESEEVVTSDRFATIQRSFLEAIISRDTLTIKEIDLFKAVHLWATKQCKMQGLEANGEAKRGILGEAVVKKIRFPLMREQEFATVVLDKKILTQDEVINLVKFFNLALGATPVGFPETRRSGLYPMFRTCDRFNNINKSPSWSYSGETDYLIFCVNNDIKLHGVCLFGSVNNDYRVELVIENLSSCNVIKTMTGSFRSQQMEYNLGIYFGFEIVFDTPLDVKKNTDYRIEATISGPQSGKGYNGLSLVELSGVRFKFRESTYNRNRTCPSIGQFPRFLFSL